A region from the Gemmatimonadota bacterium genome encodes:
- a CDS encoding aminotransferase class V-fold PLP-dependent enzyme, which yields MSALARRAFLGRLGGALLAPTVSARIRPEQGVAAAGTAPDDWGRIQDAFDLDRSATYLNCASIGSAPRSVQRAVATDAEFANRLPSRHTWSVLEPGQERVRSDLARALGATPEEIALTRNATEALELVQMGLELQRGDEVLTTDQDFFRMLYAWKQRERRDGIVLRTISPPARVTDPGELLHIFSRALTDRTRILLFCHVNNLSGQIYPAREICELARQRGVQTLVDGAQAFAHVPVDVTELGCDYYGGSLHKYALAPLGTGFLYVRQDRIQSLWPLLASDPDRAADIRKLEEIGTHPAAGHNAVAEALRFRSALGPDRIAARLRELTVRWTDVLADRPGVRFCAEPGPPHTAAIATVGLEGWPPRELADRLWEDARIVVRPIQHAAVQGVRISPHVYNTTDEIDLLTHTLEHLLEERRPA from the coding sequence GTGAGCGCGCTGGCGCGACGCGCGTTCCTGGGAAGACTGGGCGGAGCCTTGCTCGCTCCGACGGTGTCTGCCCGCATTCGGCCGGAGCAGGGTGTGGCCGCAGCCGGTACCGCACCGGACGACTGGGGGAGGATCCAGGACGCGTTCGACCTCGATCGGTCGGCCACCTACCTCAATTGCGCCAGCATCGGATCCGCTCCTCGGTCGGTGCAGCGTGCGGTGGCTACCGACGCCGAGTTCGCGAATCGCCTCCCCTCACGGCATACCTGGTCGGTGTTGGAGCCGGGGCAGGAGCGGGTGCGCTCCGACCTGGCCCGCGCACTCGGCGCGACCCCCGAAGAGATCGCGCTGACGCGCAACGCCACGGAGGCACTGGAACTCGTCCAAATGGGCCTCGAGCTGCAACGGGGCGACGAGGTGCTGACCACCGATCAGGACTTCTTCCGCATGCTGTATGCCTGGAAGCAGCGCGAGCGTCGTGACGGAATCGTCCTACGAACCATCTCTCCCCCTGCTCGCGTGACCGATCCCGGCGAGTTGCTTCACATCTTCTCACGGGCGTTGACCGACCGCACGCGGATCCTGCTCTTCTGCCACGTCAACAACCTCTCCGGGCAGATCTACCCGGCGCGCGAGATCTGCGAGCTCGCCCGCCAGCGAGGCGTGCAGACCCTCGTCGACGGCGCCCAGGCGTTCGCGCACGTGCCGGTGGACGTGACCGAGCTCGGCTGCGACTACTATGGCGGCTCGCTGCACAAGTACGCGCTCGCGCCCCTGGGCACGGGCTTCCTCTACGTGCGGCAGGACCGGATCCAGTCCCTTTGGCCCCTGCTGGCCTCCGATCCGGATCGTGCCGCCGACATCCGCAAGCTCGAAGAGATCGGCACGCACCCTGCCGCCGGCCACAACGCCGTGGCGGAAGCGCTCCGCTTCCGCAGTGCACTCGGGCCCGATCGCATCGCCGCCCGTCTGCGCGAGCTGACCGTGCGCTGGACGGACGTGCTCGCCGATCGGCCGGGAGTCCGGTTCTGTGCCGAGCCGGGCCCGCCCCATACCGCCGCCATCGCCACCGTCGGTCTGGAGGGATGGCCTCCCCGCGAGTTGGCCGACCGACTCTGGGAGGATGCGCGGATCGTGGTGCGCCCGATCCAGCACGCAGCCGTGCAAGGCGTGCGCATCAGCCCGCACGTCTACAACACGACCGATGAGATCGACCTTCTCACCCACACTCTGGAACACCTTCTCGAAGAACGGAGACCTGCATGA
- a CDS encoding rhodanese-like domain-containing protein: MNALAYRRARHGAVLALFLGLIPAALHAQTPVLVSADWLQQHRSDPGLVVLQAAMGHDRLPTEWIAGSRFLDYMVFADTADGLSTQIQPVEGMVGALRAAGVSNDTRVILYGNPLLAARLYMTLDYLGHAAQTSYLDGGLAAWKAIGGSVADAPATASAPGTFRPAVRTDLVVDAAWIAARLDDPSVTIIDARPEDEYTGARTPGDLRPGHIPGAYNLYWEDLIESRDTPVLKALEQVRARYQASGAAPASTVVSYCYIGMRASYAYMISKHLGFQARFYDGSWDDWARRTDLPAVEGSARR, translated from the coding sequence ATGAACGCGCTCGCATACAGACGGGCCCGCCACGGCGCGGTGCTCGCCCTGTTCCTTGGCCTCATTCCGGCAGCCCTCCACGCCCAGACACCGGTCCTGGTCTCCGCGGATTGGCTGCAGCAGCATCGCTCCGACCCGGGGTTGGTCGTCCTCCAGGCCGCCATGGGGCACGACCGGCTCCCCACCGAGTGGATCGCGGGCTCGCGCTTCCTGGACTACATGGTCTTCGCAGATACGGCGGATGGGCTCTCCACCCAGATCCAGCCCGTTGAGGGCATGGTCGGCGCCCTGCGCGCAGCCGGCGTCTCCAACGACACGCGCGTGATCCTGTACGGCAATCCGCTGCTCGCGGCTCGCCTCTACATGACGTTGGACTACCTGGGTCACGCCGCCCAGACGTCGTACCTGGACGGCGGCCTGGCGGCCTGGAAGGCCATCGGCGGCAGCGTCGCGGACGCACCCGCCACCGCGTCCGCACCGGGCACCTTCCGACCCGCCGTCCGCACCGACCTCGTGGTGGACGCCGCCTGGATCGCAGCTCGTCTCGACGACCCGTCGGTGACGATCATCGATGCTCGCCCCGAGGACGAGTACACCGGCGCTCGCACGCCCGGCGACCTGCGACCCGGTCACATCCCCGGTGCCTACAACCTGTACTGGGAGGACCTGATCGAGTCGCGAGACACCCCGGTGCTGAAGGCCCTGGAGCAGGTGAGGGCCCGGTATCAGGCCTCGGGAGCCGCGCCCGCGAGCACGGTGGTCAGCTACTGCTACATCGGGATGCGAGCGAGCTACGCCTACATGATCTCGAAGCACCTGGGATTCCAGGCGCGCTTCTACGACGGATCCTGGGACGACTGGGCCCGCCGCACGGATCTTCCCGCCGTGGAGGGCTCGGCGCGGCGCTGA
- a CDS encoding CBS domain-containing protein, which translates to MATNRMIGNETMSHVADVMQREVITVSPRSSLRDLARLLSESEISGAPVVDSRGRVLGVVSATDILRAATDEDDERQRVLDQAERRGNAYYRDLGRLLSDVELEFLLGRSDDLDERTVEEIMTSDQYTVEPQMSLSDAARIMADHHAHRALVLDGEELIGIVTAFDIVRAVADGRL; encoded by the coding sequence ATGGCTACCAATCGGATGATCGGGAATGAGACCATGAGCCACGTGGCCGACGTGATGCAACGTGAGGTCATCACCGTGTCCCCACGATCTTCCCTCAGAGACCTGGCCCGCTTGCTTTCGGAGTCCGAGATCTCGGGAGCGCCGGTCGTGGACAGCCGAGGTCGGGTATTGGGGGTGGTTTCCGCGACCGACATCCTCCGGGCCGCCACCGATGAGGATGACGAACGCCAGCGCGTGCTCGATCAGGCCGAGCGGCGAGGCAACGCGTACTATCGCGATCTGGGACGACTACTCAGCGATGTGGAGTTGGAGTTTCTGCTCGGTCGCTCCGATGACCTCGACGAGCGTACGGTCGAAGAGATCATGACCTCGGATCAGTACACGGTCGAACCGCAGATGTCGCTCTCCGACGCGGCGCGGATCATGGCGGACCATCACGCGCACCGGGCGTTGGTGCTGGATGGAGAAGAGTTGATCGGGATCGTCACGGCCTTCGACATCGTGCGGGCCGTGGCCGACGGGCGTCTCTGA
- a CDS encoding aminotransferase class I/II-fold pyridoxal phosphate-dependent enzyme, which yields MRLPSRSTTSDSWAHLAHLEDEARALEPGPNERAGWTEAVVAHAERFLAELDDAPTFVSTPQPDPSLEVNALPFTEEGTALQAVLDVLRRADRPGINPASGGHLGYIPGGGLFPSALADFLADIENRYSGIAYAGPSATRIENRLIRWMCDLVGYSGEAWGDLTSGGSIANLSAVVAAREAAALRGADLERAVIYRTTQTHHCVEKALRIAGLGQAPRRSVPLDQRWRMDVRALTRMIHEDRARGLRPFLVVASAGTTDTGAIDPLADLATLAEREALWLHVDAAYGGFFLLVDGLRERFAGLERADSIVLDPHKGLFLPYGSGALVVRQGRTLREAFAYEAAYMRDAEEAEAEPSPAQYSPELTRPFRGLRMWLPLQVFGLAPFRAALAEKLALARYFHDRVQEIPGIEVAGPPALSVCCFRHAPEGGDADEATRRLTRALHADGRVFFSSTIIDGDVWLRCAVLSFRTHRRHLDLGLEMIRRSIASS from the coding sequence ATGCGCCTGCCTTCCCGTTCGACGACCAGCGATTCCTGGGCTCACCTCGCACATCTGGAGGACGAGGCCCGAGCCCTGGAGCCCGGTCCGAACGAGCGGGCCGGCTGGACCGAAGCGGTCGTGGCGCATGCCGAGCGCTTTCTGGCCGAGCTCGACGATGCTCCGACCTTCGTGTCCACGCCCCAGCCGGATCCCAGCCTGGAGGTGAACGCGCTGCCCTTCACGGAGGAGGGTACGGCGCTGCAGGCGGTGCTGGACGTGCTGCGTCGGGCGGATCGCCCGGGGATCAACCCAGCGTCCGGCGGGCACCTCGGCTACATCCCGGGCGGGGGGCTCTTCCCTTCGGCGCTCGCGGACTTCCTGGCCGACATCGAGAACCGCTACTCCGGCATCGCCTACGCGGGGCCGAGCGCCACGCGGATCGAGAACCGCCTGATCCGCTGGATGTGCGATCTGGTCGGGTACTCGGGGGAGGCGTGGGGAGACCTCACGTCCGGCGGATCGATCGCCAATCTGAGCGCGGTGGTTGCCGCGCGGGAGGCCGCCGCTCTGCGGGGCGCTGACCTCGAGCGCGCGGTGATCTATCGCACCACCCAGACCCACCACTGCGTGGAGAAGGCGCTTCGGATCGCGGGCCTGGGCCAGGCACCCCGCAGAAGCGTTCCGCTGGACCAGCGCTGGCGTATGGACGTCAGAGCGCTCACGCGTATGATCCACGAGGATCGCGCCAGGGGGCTGCGCCCCTTCCTGGTCGTCGCCAGCGCAGGCACCACCGACACGGGCGCCATCGATCCCCTGGCGGATCTCGCGACCCTCGCGGAGCGGGAGGCGTTGTGGCTCCATGTGGACGCCGCCTATGGGGGGTTCTTCCTTCTGGTCGATGGTTTGCGCGAGCGCTTCGCGGGCCTGGAACGGGCGGACTCGATCGTGCTCGACCCCCACAAGGGGCTCTTCCTGCCCTATGGTTCGGGGGCCCTGGTGGTCCGCCAGGGTCGCACACTCCGCGAGGCCTTCGCCTACGAGGCGGCGTATATGCGCGATGCCGAGGAAGCAGAGGCGGAGCCCTCGCCCGCGCAGTACTCACCGGAGCTGACCCGGCCCTTTCGGGGCCTTCGCATGTGGCTGCCTCTCCAGGTGTTCGGCCTGGCACCCTTTCGCGCGGCGCTCGCCGAGAAGCTCGCGTTGGCGCGCTATTTCCACGACCGGGTCCAGGAGATTCCCGGAATCGAGGTCGCGGGGCCGCCCGCGCTCTCGGTCTGCTGCTTCCGCCATGCCCCCGAGGGTGGGGATGCAGATGAGGCCACCCGAAGACTGACACGCGCGCTGCACGCCGATGGTCGCGTGTTCTTCTCGTCGACGATCATCGATGGCGACGTGTGGCTTCGCTGCGCCGTGCTCTCCTTCCGGACGCACCGTCGACACCTCGACCTCGGGCTGGAGATGATCCGGCGCTCCATCGCGTCTTCCTGA
- the cysC gene encoding adenylyl-sulfate kinase, which translates to MSQPATPGGVSPNVVWHEGLLPREERWARAGVEGGTVWLTGLSGSGKSTVAAELERLLVEAGRPCYRLDGDNVRHGLNRDLGFSAEDRRENVRRVAEVARLMADAGIVVLVPIISPYQAGRAEARALHDAARLPFLEVFVDTPLEVCEARDPKGLYRRARAGEITGMTGIDDPYEAPQAPDLRLVPADGGAAAMARQVLERLTSRP; encoded by the coding sequence ATGAGCCAGCCCGCCACGCCGGGGGGCGTCTCTCCCAACGTGGTCTGGCACGAAGGGCTGCTCCCCCGGGAGGAGCGCTGGGCCCGCGCGGGGGTGGAAGGGGGGACCGTGTGGCTGACGGGTCTGAGCGGATCCGGCAAATCCACGGTGGCCGCCGAGCTGGAGCGGCTCCTGGTGGAGGCGGGCCGGCCCTGCTACCGGCTGGATGGTGACAACGTGCGCCACGGTCTGAACCGGGACCTCGGATTCTCGGCGGAGGATCGTCGGGAGAACGTGCGACGCGTCGCCGAGGTCGCCCGGCTGATGGCGGATGCGGGGATCGTGGTGCTGGTGCCGATCATCAGCCCCTATCAGGCGGGCCGCGCCGAAGCTCGCGCGCTGCACGATGCGGCTCGACTCCCCTTCCTGGAGGTCTTCGTGGACACGCCGCTCGAGGTGTGTGAAGCCCGCGACCCGAAGGGCCTCTACAGACGTGCGAGAGCGGGCGAGATCACCGGGATGACGGGGATCGATGACCCCTATGAGGCGCCGCAGGCCCCTGATCTTCGTCTGGTGCCTGCGGACGGTGGCGCGGCCGCGATGGCGCGCCAGGTGCTCGAGCGGCTGACGTCGCGCCCCTAA
- a CDS encoding GTP-binding protein — protein sequence MELLRFATAGSVDDGKSTLIGRLLYDSKSVFEDQLDAVERTSIQMGSEYVNLALLTDGLRAEREQGITIDVAYRYFATPRRKFIIADTPGHIQYTRNMVTGASTADLALILIDARNGVVEQSKRHSFLSSLLRIPHLVVCVNKMDLVGYEQDAFEKVVEDFKDFARKLDVTDVTFIPISALHGDNVVERSEKMPWYQGSSLLYHLEHVHVASDRNLIDPRFPVQYVLRPYSDEYHDYRGLAGTVAGGKFRPGEEVMVLPSGFTSTIASVDTFEGPVDEALPPMSVAIRLADNLDVSRGDMLCRPRNQPHVGQDLDAMVCWMSERSTLTRGAKLAIKHTTRWARAMVKDFHYRLDINTLSRDESATSLTLNEIGRVQLRVTQPLFFDEYRRNRTTGSFILVDESTMNTVGAGMIIGPADS from the coding sequence ATGGAGCTGCTGCGCTTCGCTACTGCCGGCAGCGTCGACGACGGGAAGTCCACGCTCATCGGGCGGCTGCTGTACGACTCGAAGTCGGTCTTCGAAGACCAGCTGGATGCGGTGGAGCGGACCTCGATCCAGATGGGGTCCGAGTACGTCAATCTGGCGCTCCTCACCGACGGCCTGCGCGCCGAGCGGGAGCAGGGCATCACGATCGACGTCGCGTACCGCTACTTCGCGACACCGCGTCGGAAGTTCATCATCGCGGATACGCCTGGCCACATCCAGTATACGCGCAACATGGTGACCGGCGCGTCCACCGCCGACCTGGCCCTCATCCTGATCGACGCGCGCAACGGTGTGGTCGAGCAATCCAAGCGCCACTCGTTCCTGTCTTCGTTGCTCCGGATCCCCCACCTGGTGGTCTGCGTCAACAAGATGGATCTGGTCGGCTACGAGCAGGACGCGTTCGAGAAGGTCGTGGAGGACTTCAAGGACTTCGCCCGCAAGCTGGACGTGACCGACGTTACCTTCATTCCCATCAGCGCGCTGCATGGGGACAATGTGGTGGAGCGGTCCGAGAAGATGCCCTGGTACCAGGGGTCGTCGCTCCTCTATCACCTGGAGCACGTGCACGTCGCCTCCGACCGCAACCTCATCGACCCACGCTTCCCCGTGCAGTACGTGCTGCGCCCCTACAGCGACGAGTACCACGACTACCGGGGGCTGGCGGGCACCGTGGCCGGCGGCAAGTTCCGACCGGGTGAGGAAGTGATGGTGCTGCCGTCGGGATTCACCTCCACGATCGCTTCGGTCGACACCTTCGAGGGACCGGTGGACGAGGCCCTGCCGCCCATGTCGGTGGCCATCCGCCTCGCCGACAACCTGGACGTCAGCCGCGGGGACATGCTGTGTCGGCCGCGCAACCAGCCTCATGTCGGCCAGGATCTCGATGCGATGGTCTGTTGGATGAGCGAGCGTTCCACGCTGACCCGTGGCGCCAAGCTCGCGATCAAGCACACCACCCGCTGGGCCCGGGCCATGGTCAAGGACTTCCACTACCGGCTCGACATCAACACGCTCAGCCGCGACGAATCCGCCACCAGCCTCACCTTGAACGAGATCGGACGCGTGCAGCTCCGGGTCACGCAGCCCCTGTTCTTCGACGAGTATCGCCGCAACCGGACCACGGGCAGCTTCATTCTGGTGGACGAAAGCACCATGAATACCGTGGGCGCCGGCATGATCATCGGGCCCGCCGACTCATGA
- the cysD gene encoding sulfate adenylyltransferase subunit CysD, with translation MNLPVTSTNLTELEAESIHIMREVAAEFERPALLFSGGKDSVVMLHIAQKAFWPCKVPFPVVHIDTGHNFDEVIEFRNRRAAELGVRLVVGSVQEDIDTGRVTEETGPRASRNRLQTTTLLRTIEEHRFDAVFGGARRDEDKARAKERVFSFRDEFGQWDPKNQRPELWNLYNGRIRRGEHIRVFPISNWTELDIWQYIAAEEIELPLIYYAHRRRVIRRDNMWLAETRFLTLMDGESVEERQVRFRTVGDASCTGAVESEADTIEKVLAEVAVTRITERGATRADDRISEAGMEDRKKEGYF, from the coding sequence ATGAATCTGCCAGTCACCTCGACCAATCTGACCGAGCTCGAAGCCGAGTCCATCCACATCATGCGTGAGGTGGCGGCGGAATTCGAGCGGCCAGCCCTGCTCTTTTCCGGGGGCAAGGACTCGGTCGTGATGCTTCACATCGCCCAGAAGGCCTTCTGGCCCTGCAAGGTCCCTTTCCCGGTGGTCCACATCGATACCGGGCACAACTTCGACGAGGTCATCGAGTTCCGGAACCGGCGCGCTGCCGAATTGGGCGTGCGCCTGGTGGTCGGAAGCGTGCAGGAGGACATCGACACGGGGCGGGTGACCGAGGAGACGGGCCCTCGGGCCAGCCGCAACCGCCTCCAGACGACGACGCTGCTCCGCACCATCGAGGAGCATCGCTTCGACGCCGTCTTCGGGGGGGCCCGCCGGGACGAGGACAAGGCTCGCGCCAAGGAGCGAGTCTTCTCCTTCCGCGACGAGTTCGGTCAGTGGGACCCGAAGAATCAACGCCCCGAACTGTGGAATCTGTACAACGGTCGCATCCGTCGGGGCGAGCATATCCGGGTGTTCCCCATCTCCAACTGGACCGAGCTGGACATCTGGCAGTACATCGCCGCCGAGGAGATCGAGCTCCCGCTCATCTACTATGCCCACCGGCGCCGGGTGATACGCCGCGACAACATGTGGCTGGCCGAGACGCGCTTCCTGACGCTGATGGACGGTGAATCCGTCGAAGAGCGCCAGGTCCGCTTCCGCACCGTGGGGGATGCCTCCTGCACGGGGGCCGTGGAGAGCGAAGCCGACACGATCGAGAAGGTGCTCGCCGAGGTCGCTGTGACCCGAATCACAGAGCGAGGCGCCACCCGGGCCGACGACCGCATCTCCGAAGCCGGGATGGAAGACCGCAAGAAAGAGGGATACTTCTGA
- a CDS encoding asparaginase domain-containing protein, which yields MTIRVFVTGGTFDKEYDEIRGVLYFRETHLPEMLKLGRCRLDVAVETLMMIDSLEMTAEDRSGIRGRVLECPERCVVVTHGTDTMVQTAAVLAQEVGEKTVVLTGAMVPWAFGSSDGLFNLGSALSFVQVLPPGVFVAMNGRVFPWDNVRKNRDTGRFEALTE from the coding sequence ATGACGATCCGCGTGTTCGTCACGGGCGGCACGTTCGACAAGGAGTACGACGAGATCCGCGGAGTGCTCTATTTCCGCGAGACGCATCTCCCCGAAATGCTGAAGCTCGGCCGCTGCCGACTGGATGTGGCGGTGGAGACGCTCATGATGATCGACAGCCTCGAGATGACCGCCGAAGACCGCTCGGGGATTCGCGGCCGCGTCCTGGAGTGTCCGGAGCGCTGCGTGGTGGTCACGCACGGCACGGACACGATGGTGCAGACCGCCGCGGTCCTGGCCCAGGAAGTGGGGGAGAAGACCGTGGTCCTGACCGGCGCCATGGTGCCCTGGGCCTTCGGCAGCTCCGACGGGCTCTTCAATCTCGGAAGCGCCCTCTCCTTCGTGCAGGTCCTTCCCCCAGGCGTGTTCGTGGCCATGAACGGGCGGGTCTTCCCCTGGGACAACGTGCGCAAGAACCGGGATACGGGTCGCTTCGAGGCTCTGACGGAGTAG
- a CDS encoding metallophosphoesterase family protein, with product MRILVFSDLHCDERAARALVERAPDADLLLAAGDFAVMRQGLQPLIDVLHAIETPTILVPGNGESDVELRAACSGWTAARVLHGEGTHAAGVEVFGIGGGIPVTPFGPWSFDLSEDEARTRLVDCPAGALLVSHSPPFGHADTDGSGRSLGSRAVLEAAERVQGPLLVCGHIHASWGVESQIGPTRVINAGPAGRWVELEV from the coding sequence ATGCGCATCCTGGTGTTCAGTGACCTGCACTGCGACGAGCGCGCCGCGCGCGCGCTGGTCGAACGTGCTCCGGACGCCGATCTGCTTCTGGCAGCAGGAGACTTCGCGGTCATGCGGCAGGGGCTCCAGCCGCTCATCGATGTCCTGCACGCCATCGAGACTCCCACGATCCTCGTGCCCGGGAACGGCGAGAGCGACGTGGAGCTCCGCGCTGCCTGCTCGGGTTGGACAGCTGCGCGGGTCCTGCACGGAGAGGGCACGCACGCGGCGGGCGTGGAGGTCTTCGGCATCGGAGGTGGTATTCCGGTGACGCCCTTCGGCCCTTGGAGCTTCGACCTGAGCGAAGACGAGGCGCGGACCCGTCTGGTGGACTGCCCAGCGGGGGCGCTGCTGGTCTCCCACTCCCCGCCCTTCGGTCATGCGGATACGGACGGCAGTGGCCGCTCGCTGGGAAGCCGGGCGGTTCTGGAGGCCGCCGAGCGTGTGCAGGGACCTCTGCTGGTGTGCGGCCACATCCATGCATCTTGGGGCGTGGAATCGCAGATCGGGCCTACGCGCGTGATCAACGCGGGGCCCGCGGGAAGGTGGGTCGAGCTGGAGGTCTAG
- a CDS encoding AAA family ATPase, translated as MVGEALATAELVRELSRPEAYPHATPGLAVVETHISIVFLAGDFVYKVKKPLDLGFLDFRTLESRRHFCEEEVRLNARLAPDVYLGVVTIVRGPRGLRVGGPGTPLEFAVRMKRLPAEATLLARLQRGQLDAALLTRVAHRLARFHAEAAAGEEIDAYGALVVVARNARENFEQTRLHIGHTVHGEVHERARDRSEEWLQALGDLIEARARAGVPRDTHGDLHLQHIYVLEDQAPPGDLAIIDCIEFNARFRFADPVADMAFLTMDLVFRGRADLAEHFVREYFTARDDPEGEYLLPFYLAYRALVRAKVEGILALSPDAADATRSAARLRARAYWLLALGALEAPEGRPCLILVGGLPGTGKSTLARLLAEAVDLSPISSDRTRKRLAGLAPDQSAAAEFGEGIYAAEWSERTYQACLTDATALLERGGRVVVDASFREERWRRAFLDRAEELAVPALFLHCQASTEVVRYRIMARRGDVSDADWSIHEAAAARWERLTDHTERVAQGVPTDGTPEQVLALALRQLRQRGLAAQPGASTVAPPSA; from the coding sequence GTGGTCGGCGAGGCGCTTGCGACAGCCGAGCTCGTACGGGAGCTGAGCCGTCCCGAGGCGTACCCTCACGCCACTCCGGGCCTGGCGGTCGTCGAAACCCACATCTCCATCGTCTTCCTGGCCGGGGACTTCGTGTACAAGGTCAAGAAGCCTCTCGACCTGGGGTTCCTCGACTTCCGCACGCTCGAGTCGCGCCGTCATTTCTGCGAAGAGGAGGTGCGCCTGAACGCGCGCCTGGCGCCCGACGTGTACCTCGGCGTGGTGACCATCGTGCGCGGGCCGCGTGGGCTCCGCGTCGGCGGCCCCGGCACGCCGCTCGAGTTCGCAGTGCGCATGAAGCGGCTCCCCGCTGAGGCCACCCTCCTGGCGCGGCTGCAGCGGGGTCAGCTGGACGCGGCGCTCCTGACGCGCGTCGCGCACAGGCTGGCCCGCTTCCATGCCGAGGCGGCGGCAGGAGAGGAGATCGACGCGTACGGCGCGCTCGTCGTGGTCGCGCGCAACGCTCGCGAGAACTTCGAGCAAACCCGTCTGCACATCGGACACACCGTCCACGGCGAGGTCCACGAACGTGCGCGCGACCGTTCGGAGGAATGGCTGCAGGCATTGGGCGATCTGATCGAGGCGCGCGCGCGCGCGGGGGTCCCGCGCGACACGCACGGCGACCTTCATCTGCAGCACATCTACGTTCTGGAAGACCAGGCTCCGCCGGGCGACCTGGCCATCATCGACTGTATCGAGTTCAACGCCCGTTTCCGCTTCGCGGATCCGGTGGCAGACATGGCCTTCCTGACCATGGATCTGGTGTTCCGCGGCAGGGCCGACCTCGCCGAGCATTTCGTGCGGGAGTATTTCACTGCCCGCGACGACCCGGAGGGTGAATACCTCCTGCCGTTCTATCTCGCCTACCGCGCCCTCGTGCGCGCCAAGGTGGAGGGCATCCTGGCGCTGTCACCGGACGCTGCCGACGCTACGCGCAGCGCTGCCCGTCTCCGTGCACGCGCGTACTGGCTGCTGGCCCTGGGCGCCTTGGAAGCTCCGGAGGGCCGGCCCTGTCTCATCCTGGTCGGAGGTCTTCCGGGAACCGGCAAGTCGACGTTGGCCAGACTGCTCGCGGAGGCGGTAGACCTCAGTCCGATCTCGTCAGACCGGACCCGTAAGCGGCTGGCCGGCCTGGCGCCGGACCAGTCCGCCGCCGCGGAGTTCGGCGAGGGCATCTACGCCGCCGAGTGGTCGGAGAGGACCTACCAGGCCTGCCTGACCGACGCGACGGCGCTCCTGGAGCGTGGGGGGCGGGTCGTGGTGGACGCTTCCTTTCGGGAGGAACGGTGGCGGCGGGCCTTCCTGGACCGCGCCGAGGAGCTGGCCGTTCCGGCGCTCTTCCTCCACTGCCAGGCCTCCACGGAGGTGGTGCGGTACCGGATCATGGCCCGGCGCGGGGACGTCTCCGACGCGGATTGGTCCATCCACGAGGCGGCGGCCGCCCGTTGGGAAAGGCTGACCGACCACACGGAGCGGGTCGCCCAGGGGGTCCCCACCGACGGCACGCCCGAGCAGGTGCTGGCCTTGGCGCTCCGGCAGCTGCGCCAGCGTGGGCTGGCCGCGCAGCCGGGGGCCTCGACAGTTGCACCGCCCTCCGCGTAG
- a CDS encoding cytochrome c — translation MRSTRSTLMSAALLVAAAAAPQGAAAQQEQEKPPLAAYRESLMEGLQSHNGALRALASGAVEYPGHVLGHAEAINHIAMMMADVFPEGSMEGSRAKAEIWQNWSDFDSKRMDLVNASNTLIEAARGMNAEAIGEAARAVGQTCRGCHQTYRAPAN, via the coding sequence GTGAGATCTACTCGTTCGACGCTCATGTCGGCGGCGCTGCTCGTTGCCGCAGCCGCCGCACCCCAGGGCGCAGCCGCCCAGCAGGAGCAGGAGAAGCCCCCCCTGGCCGCCTATCGCGAATCGCTGATGGAAGGCCTCCAGTCACACAATGGCGCGTTGCGCGCGCTGGCCAGCGGCGCCGTGGAGTACCCCGGCCACGTGCTCGGTCACGCGGAAGCCATCAATCACATCGCGATGATGATGGCCGACGTCTTCCCGGAGGGCTCGATGGAGGGCTCACGGGCCAAGGCCGAGATCTGGCAGAACTGGAGCGATTTCGACAGCAAGCGCATGGACCTGGTCAACGCCTCCAACACGCTGATCGAAGCGGCCCGCGGCATGAACGCCGAGGCCATCGGCGAGGCGGCGCGAGCGGTGGGGCAGACCTGCCGAGGGTGCCACCAGACCTACCGGGCGCCCGCGAACTGA
- a CDS encoding DUF2277 domain-containing protein, translated as MCRNIKTLFNFDPPAQDEEIRASALQFVRKLSGFNTPSKANQEAFDRAVDEVFRSARTLIDSLVTSAPAKDREEEAAKARARNAQRFGGRAPRASASPLQAGEA; from the coding sequence ATGTGCCGAAACATCAAAACGCTCTTCAACTTCGATCCTCCCGCCCAGGACGAGGAGATCCGAGCCTCCGCCCTGCAGTTCGTGCGCAAGCTCAGTGGCTTCAACACGCCATCCAAGGCCAACCAGGAAGCATTCGACCGGGCCGTGGACGAGGTCTTCCGTTCAGCCCGCACGTTGATCGACTCCCTGGTGACGTCGGCGCCGGCGAAGGACCGGGAGGAAGAGGCCGCCAAGGCGCGGGCCCGCAATGCGCAGCGGTTCGGAGGGAGGGCTCCACGCGCGTCCGCGTCACCTCTGCAAGCGGGCGAAGCCTAG